From one Dama dama isolate Ldn47 chromosome 4, ASM3311817v1, whole genome shotgun sequence genomic stretch:
- the LOC133053104 gene encoding craniofacial development protein 2, which produces MEEFDSKDISTSKDEDCVPLGGECHEDDINELVKGDEVDGEEETQQTKGTKRKAESVLARKRKQGRLSLDQEEEEEDANRESGGNISEKEDAAAEQEKGIESEDARKKEDEVLASSVSDVEPKSEVPPSTQTKTGEETEETSSSNLVKAEDLEKSKKTEEVKLTKSPLAGEEVRFLTQQGRLSGTTSEDEPRRSEGVQHATGEEQRADTNTSSKNEAAGPKWKGHSAVDVSGDESKLRCCKEEYCIGTWNVRSMNPGKLDVVKQEMERINIDILGISELKWTGMGELNSDDHYIYYCGQQSLRRNGVALIVNKRVRNAIIGCNLKNDRMISVRFQGKPFNLTVIQVYAPTPYAEEGEVYRFYEDLQHLLEITPKIDVLFIIGDWNAKVGSQEIPGITGRFGLGMQNEAGRRLIEFCHHNRLVITNTLFQQPSRRLYTWTSPDGRYRDQIDYIICRQRWRSSVQSAKTRPGADCGSDHKLLIAKFRLKLKIIPKTTRPFRVTNEEDATNEDAKSVLKQNEKEKPEANASAVSSVPGGSGVTKEVGETSQEAKSVLKQDEKDKPQANVPSAVPSLPAGSGPEKCDLEKKKDCNN; this is translated from the exons GTGGAGAGTGTCATGAAGATGATATAAATGAATTAGTGAAGGGAGATGAAGTGGATGGCGAAGAGGAGACACAGCAAACCAAAGGGACAAAAAGAAAGGCTGAGAGCGTTCTGGCCAG GAAGAGAAAACAAGGTCGCCTCTCACTAGaccaagaggaggaggaggaggatgccaACAGGGAATCTGGAGGGAATATTAGTGAGAAGGAAGATGCAGCTGCAGAGCAGGAAAAAGGCATTGAGTCAGAGGATGCCAGGAAAAAGGAGGATGAAGTATTGGCCAGCTCCGTCAGTGATGTAGAACCAAAATCAGAAGTGCCTCCGAGTACACAAACTAAA ACAGGAGAGGAGACTGAAGAGACAAGTTCAAGTAATTTGGTCAAAGCAGAAGACCTAGAGAAAtctaaaaaaacagaagaagttAAACTCACCAAATCACCTCTTGCTGGTGAAGAAGTCAG GTTTCTTACACAACAGGGAAGGCTGTCTGGCACGACATCAGAAGATGAGCCCCGCAGGTCCGAAGGTGTTCAACATGCTACTGGCGAAGAGCAGAGGGCCGATACTAATACCTCCAGTAAGAATGAagcggctgggccaaagtggaaaggaCACTCAGCTGttgatgtgtctggtgatgaaagtaaactccgatgctgtaaagaagaatattgcataggaacctggaatgttagatctaTGAATccaggtaaattggatgtggtgaagcaggagatggaaagaataaacatcgacatcttaggaatcagtgaactaaaatggacaggaatgggcgaattgaattcagatgaccattatatctattactgtgggcaacaatcccttagaagaaatggagtagcccttatagtcaacaaaagagtccgaaatgcaataATTGGGTGCAATCTGAAAAACGACAGGATGATttcagttcgtttccaaggcaagccattcaacctcacagtaatccaagtctatgccccaactccttatgctgaagaaggtgaagtttaccggttctatgaagacctgcaacaCCTTCTGGAAATAACACcaaaaatagatgtccttttcatcataggggattggaatgcaaaagtgggaagtcaagagatacctggaataacaggcaggtttggccttggaatgcaaaatgaagcagggcgaaGGCTAATAGAATTCTGTCACCACAACAggctggtcataacaaacacccttttccaacaacctaGTAGacgtctctacacatggacatcgccagatggtcGATACcgagatcagattgattatattatttgtcgccaaagatggagaagctctgtacagtcagcaaaaacaagacctggcgctgactgtggctcagatcataagctccttattgcaaagttcaggcttaagttgaagaTAATACCAAAAACCACtcggccattcag AGTGACTAATGAAGAGGATGCCACAAATGAAGATGCAAAATCTGTCTTAAagcagaatgagaaagaaaaacctgAGGCTAACGCCTCAGCTGTGTCCTCAGTTCCTGGTGGGTCAGG CGTGACTAAGGAAGTTGGTGAAACATCTCAAGAAGCAAAATCTGTGCTCAAGCAAGATGAGAAAGATAAACCTCAAGCTAATGTCCCTTCAGCGGTGCCATCACTTCCTGCTGGGTCAGG gcctgaaaaatgtgaccttgaaaagaaaaaggattgCAACAATTAA